The Primulina eburnea isolate SZY01 chromosome 6, ASM2296580v1, whole genome shotgun sequence genome contains a region encoding:
- the LOC140834205 gene encoding ureide permease 1-like isoform X2 yields MYVVESKGGAIACMLLALTFLGTWPALLTLLERRGRLPQHTYLDYTITNLLAAVIIAFTFGEIGKNTIEKPNFLNQLSQVNWPSVLFAMGGGIVLSLGNLATQYAWAFVGLSVTEVITASITVVIGTTMNYFLDDRINKAEILFPGVACFLIAVCLGSAVHSSNSADNKTKLNSLSNDYKDGTELNGSYNVSEETIAKKDLENGTNGTKEKAKFGTADFLIELENKRSIKVLGKGTFIGLAITFFAGICFSLFSPAFNLATNDQWHTLKDGVHHLTVYTAFFYFSVSCFVIAIILNISFLYRPVLNLPKSSIKAYLSDWNGRGWAFLAGLLCGFGNGLQFMGGQAAGYAAADAVQALPLVSTFWGVLLFGEYRKSSKRTYILLGGMLSMFIVAVAVLMASSGHRK; encoded by the exons ATGTATGTGGTGGAGAGTAAAGGAGGTGCAATAGCATGTATGCTTTTAGCATTAACTTTCTTGGGTACATGGCCTGCACTTCTGACCCTTCTCGAAAGGCGTGGCCGTCTCCCTCAACATACTTATCTTGATTACACGATCACTAATTTGTTGGCGGCTGTTATAATCGCTTTCACGTTCGGTGAAATAGGAAAGAACACCATTGAGAAGCCCAATTTTTTGAATCAGCTATCTCAG GTTAACTGGCCTAGTGTATTATTTGCAATGGGTGGTGGGATTGTGCTTAGCTTAGGAAACCTGGCGACTCAATATGCTTGGGCATTTGTTGGTTTATCTGTAACTGAGGTGATCACAGCAAGCATAACTGTTGTCATAG GAACAACGATGAATTACTTCTTAGACGATAGAATTAACAAGGCTGAGATTCTCTTTCCCGGTGTCGCGTGCTTCTTGATCGCTGTCTGTTTGGGCTCTGCTGTTCATTCATCCAATTCTGCAGATAACAAGACTAAGCTCAATAGTTTGTCAAATGATTATAAAGATGGGACAGA ACTGAATGGTTCATATAATGTCTCCGAAGAAACTATTGCGAAAAAGG ATCTGGAGAATGGAACAAATGGTACAAAGGAGAAGGCGAAATTCGGGACAGCAGATTTTCTCATTGAACTTGAGAATAAAAGGTCGATTAAG GTGTTGGGGAAGGGGACTTTCATTGGCTTGGCCATAACTTTCTTCGCAGGAATATGTTTCTCTCTATTTTCTCCAGCTTTCAACTTGGCTACTAATGATCAGTGGCATACATTAAAAGATGGTGTTCATCATTTAACTGTATACACTGCCTTTTTCTACTTCTCGGTCTCTTGCTTTGTGATTGCTATTATACTTAACATCAGTTTCTTGTATCGCCCTGTGTTGAATTTGCCCAAATCATCCATAAAAGCTTACTTGTCAGACTGGAACGGTCGCGGTTGGGCGTTTTTAGCCGGACTCTTGTGTGGTTTCGGTAACGGTCTTCAGTTTATGGGAGGTCAGGCTGCAGGATACGCTGCAGCAGATGCTGTTCAG GCACTCCCACTGGTGAGCACTTTTTGGGGTGTACTTCTATTTGGAGAGTATCGAAAATCATCGAAAAGAACGTACATACTTCTTGGAGGCATGTTGTCGATGTTCATTGTGGCAGTTGCTGTCCTTATGGCTTCATCTGGTCACCGCAAGTGA
- the LOC140834205 gene encoding ureide permease 1-like isoform X1, which translates to MYVVESKGGAIACMLLALTFLGTWPALLTLLERRGRLPQHTYLDYTITNLLAAVIIAFTFGEIGKNTIEKPNFLNQLSQVNWPSVLFAMGGGIVLSLGNLATQYAWAFVGLSVTEVITASITVVIGTTMNYFLDDRINKAEILFPGVACFLIAVCLGSAVHSSNSADNKTKLNSLSNDYKDGTELNGSYNVSEETIAKKEDLENGTNGTKEKAKFGTADFLIELENKRSIKVLGKGTFIGLAITFFAGICFSLFSPAFNLATNDQWHTLKDGVHHLTVYTAFFYFSVSCFVIAIILNISFLYRPVLNLPKSSIKAYLSDWNGRGWAFLAGLLCGFGNGLQFMGGQAAGYAAADAVQALPLVSTFWGVLLFGEYRKSSKRTYILLGGMLSMFIVAVAVLMASSGHRK; encoded by the exons ATGTATGTGGTGGAGAGTAAAGGAGGTGCAATAGCATGTATGCTTTTAGCATTAACTTTCTTGGGTACATGGCCTGCACTTCTGACCCTTCTCGAAAGGCGTGGCCGTCTCCCTCAACATACTTATCTTGATTACACGATCACTAATTTGTTGGCGGCTGTTATAATCGCTTTCACGTTCGGTGAAATAGGAAAGAACACCATTGAGAAGCCCAATTTTTTGAATCAGCTATCTCAG GTTAACTGGCCTAGTGTATTATTTGCAATGGGTGGTGGGATTGTGCTTAGCTTAGGAAACCTGGCGACTCAATATGCTTGGGCATTTGTTGGTTTATCTGTAACTGAGGTGATCACAGCAAGCATAACTGTTGTCATAG GAACAACGATGAATTACTTCTTAGACGATAGAATTAACAAGGCTGAGATTCTCTTTCCCGGTGTCGCGTGCTTCTTGATCGCTGTCTGTTTGGGCTCTGCTGTTCATTCATCCAATTCTGCAGATAACAAGACTAAGCTCAATAGTTTGTCAAATGATTATAAAGATGGGACAGA ACTGAATGGTTCATATAATGTCTCCGAAGAAACTATTGCGAAAAAGG AAGATCTGGAGAATGGAACAAATGGTACAAAGGAGAAGGCGAAATTCGGGACAGCAGATTTTCTCATTGAACTTGAGAATAAAAGGTCGATTAAG GTGTTGGGGAAGGGGACTTTCATTGGCTTGGCCATAACTTTCTTCGCAGGAATATGTTTCTCTCTATTTTCTCCAGCTTTCAACTTGGCTACTAATGATCAGTGGCATACATTAAAAGATGGTGTTCATCATTTAACTGTATACACTGCCTTTTTCTACTTCTCGGTCTCTTGCTTTGTGATTGCTATTATACTTAACATCAGTTTCTTGTATCGCCCTGTGTTGAATTTGCCCAAATCATCCATAAAAGCTTACTTGTCAGACTGGAACGGTCGCGGTTGGGCGTTTTTAGCCGGACTCTTGTGTGGTTTCGGTAACGGTCTTCAGTTTATGGGAGGTCAGGCTGCAGGATACGCTGCAGCAGATGCTGTTCAG GCACTCCCACTGGTGAGCACTTTTTGGGGTGTACTTCTATTTGGAGAGTATCGAAAATCATCGAAAAGAACGTACATACTTCTTGGAGGCATGTTGTCGATGTTCATTGTGGCAGTTGCTGTCCTTATGGCTTCATCTGGTCACCGCAAGTGA